The DNA segment GACGCTTATTTTGTGAGCAGAGCTTGGAAGAATACCGCTACTTCATGtcccctgttctttctccatttaACCCTAGATAAAAATACTGAAAGATCATTCATTTTTCAAATTGACAATTAAATTAAACTGACATTTATAATGACAGTCTTTACTGAACTAAAATGTGAGTTGTTCCATTCATCTGTCAGAATGTGTAGTTTCCAGACTtctcctctttttaaaatattccttcCAAGTATAAGTGAATAGAACTGCAATCCTGCCTCCATAAGGAAATGTGTTCTATAAATATCCCATAACTTAATTAGCATAGAGCTAGAGTAACCTGGTTTTGGCTTGTTGTCCTTTCATATGCGGAAAGAGGCTAAACTTCTCCAAAGCCAGGAAATAGAAGGTTAAGGTACATGTCTCACCAATTCCTGCCACACCGTTTTAACTCTGCCCCAGTGTACCATTACTAGCATTCTGTTATTTACAAAGCACATTTTGGGAACAGAGCACATGAGCATTGTATAACAATGTCCAActcagtggctgtcagctccagaaggggtggagttAAGGTTGCATTGCAGAGATGGTGTGGAAGTGGTGAAGTTTAGCTTATGTCATTTGGTGCTTGTGTGTCTTTCTGGTTAGACTGGATGCCTGACTTTAATAATTGAAATACAAGGATGATGCAAGCCAGGAAGAGCTTGCataattttaatttataaaacaTGTCGTATATCGGATTGGTTCTGTGAGCTGACTTTGACCCATTTTTCTttcatggtaaaaaaaaaaaaattaatcactgtGTTTAGTTACTATGACTGTAATCATAGTGCTGAGGCTTGAAACTCAGAGAATGCTGAGGGTTTTTTCAATTTCTTCATTCATATCAATGTGCTCTTTGACCATTGAAGGAAATAGCTTTAAACAATTCGCATCCATTGCATTGGAGGATTTGGTCACAATGAAGCCAAGTTTTGAAAGTATGGATTGGTAAAGTTACACTACTATTAAATCATCTCTTCATCATAATTGATGAATGTGCTTGAAGGCATCACTGTGTGTTTGTGTTGGTTTGATTTGTTATGGCTGAAGGCATTGCTATTGATTGAGGTAGCACCTAATTTGATTCGATTTGATGTACAGAGCTGTTTAAAAACAAGCTTTTAAAGTTTAGATTTTTATTGGCTAAGAGTTTCAAAACTCCTCATGATTTTTTTGGAGAGGATGTTGAGAAAATGGGTGCTCTGTACCTTCTGAAAACCAGCCCCTTTAGaggtacaggtggaacctctttAATCTAGTActtttgagacctgactggtgctgaaccagtggaagtcagtattatctagcagcattactaatacttctgctgcttactgggctctcagaaagcatttagggataaattggtgctaaataacagcacagaaccctgagagccaggaccattGGTTGTAAGCTTTCTAGGACCACAGGAGATAtagccaaacccatgataagtgggtgtcctgctaactaaaaatcatgccggaccacagaTGTGGCTGGACCCGAGTGTGCCAAACTGGAAAGGTTTAACCTGTATCTCAAATTGGAAATCAATAGTTGTATAACATCTTAAATGCTCAGTGTTAATAACTTATTTTTTACATATCTTGCAGGTTTTAAACTTTTACTTGATGTATTTGGTGTTATGCATGGACCAAAGGAAGAATGTGTTAGAGCGCTGAAGAATGGTCACTTGCTGGCTATCTCTCCAGGTGGACTTCGAGAAGCACTCTTTAGTGATGAAACCTATGCTCTTATGTGGGGTAATCGTACGGGTTTTGCTCAGGTGGCAATTGATGCAAAAGTGGTGAGTGAGTATGTGGAGGattacaaaacaaaagcaaagatgGTCAGATTTTTAGGTCCTTCCCTGTGGCTAAAGCTGTTTTTCTCTGCACAGTAAAGCAAATGTTTCCAAAGTTAGAGGTACTTTAAATATTCTCTTCCTAAGTTTTGTAACTAAATTATGATTCTCACTCCTCTGCTGTTTCTTTAAGAAATACATATTGTGGCAGACCGCTGCCTggtagctgcaggagccttctagaaggaacgTATGCCGGCTGGTGGGCTAATGCATTCTTGTTCCCTGAATAGGCCCaattaggacaggcagctggggccttattaggtatcggccctcattggtcagataggccctgtgcttcctataaaaggctccccatctggtagcggggggggaaggttttgggaggtgcaccagaggagcaggagcacagcgaaaaggtaccacggggaagtggtgggtgaagtggcccagggtgaggctactactttggggcaggggtaaaggtcctgccagttgcctcttgttctcatagggacgctggaccggagtccagggtagagggtgggtctggactccctccacccttcccccgagggatcactttactggagtaggcgcgggcctgcaaagggactggtattattctccctgtactggtcctgcctatgatgaggatggcttgctaagcggagacccctgcgtTTGGAAGGgtctgggcaaaaggggggcctctgtgagtctctgaggcagcacaaatctgccaggaagtgcagggacccacagaggctgacaagggactttgtcacaatatttagccatattattgttttatttcttgTCTTGTATTGAAATTCAGctaagttttattttccacaagCTCACGTCACAAACTTGTAGTAGTACTGTAATGTAGTATTGGAATATCTTTCCTTaaaatgcttgtttttttttgttttgtttttttttttaaaactattggtGATATATTACCCTGGCATTTATTTTAATCACAAAGTTTCAGAGTCCAGTAACTAAAATCTGACTGCTTTTGAGGTTCAAAATCAATAGTGTGTCTTGCTATAAATGACTTCCGTGGATTCCATTTTGCTTATGCTACTAAGCTGTTCTACAATATGTTAATTATTAGGAAATAGGAGACAACATATTGTGTCTTCCACATGAgaaatataggctatgtctacactagcacaaaacttcgaaactAGCACtagcaaatagccatttcgaagactactaatgaggtgctgaaatcctTTTCGAAAAAaggatccttttcgaaagaaccccgccaactttgaaatccccttattcctatcagcggaggaataaggggatttcaaagttggcggggtccttttgaaaaggaccccatctggacaagccgcgcggcaccGAAAAGCAGAaatttgaaagagctgcggccggcggcatgctaatgaggcgctgaatatgcatttcagtgcctcattagtagtcttcaaaatggctgtttgcatggccattttgaagtttagtgctagtgtagacagttaTAATGAGAGAAACAGGAATCTTCTGGCTACAAATGTTAGGTAATTGTATGTGTTTGTACATGCATGTATGTGTTTATGATAAGTTAGACCAATTTGAGATTAAATAAACCATAATAAATAGGGTCACCAAAAGCTTTTGGAAATTTGACAGCCTGATTTTAACTTTTACAGCATCATTAAATGTATGGatagtgttaaaaaaaaacaaaaaacgtaaATGTTAACACAACTTCCCATAGCTTGCCCCAGGAATTAATTCTTTATTTCAGTGGGAGAGTGGTGGAgctctggaatggattacctagggaggtggtagaaacttcttctctagaggtttttaaatcctggcttgacaaagccctggctgggataatttactTGGGAGTGGTCTTGCTTTCAGCGGGGGGTAGTCCCACCTCTTTAGGTCTGTTCTAACCCTTTGGTTCTGTGATACTATATCCCTAGTAAGGGTGCTTCATCTAGTTTAATTTAGTTCTTAGAAAATAATGTTGATGACAGCTCTATTAATTTAAGCACACAAagatcccaatcctgcaaattTCTACACATCTAAAACTGCTTACTTAAGCTTAGAGGGCTGCTCAGCTGTGTAAAGTCACAAATATTCAAATGCTTGTAGGATCCTGTTCTAAATGCTACTGCGGTTCTAAGACAATACATGACTTTAAGAAGATTGACAGACTTAAATATACTAACTGTATTAACTCTGTATTAGTAGGTGGTGTCTTCTAATTTGGACCTTTCAAACTATGGTAAAATAGCATGcaaaacatgggtgtccaaccttttggcttgcctgggctgcattgagtgaagatagtcttgagCCGTGTACAAAATATGTAATAtggttaatgtatataaatcacataataatgttaaaagtttacaatcttgtggggctgcattactagctgtccagggccgcacgCGGCctgtgggccgcaggttggacacgcctgatgtaAAACATTTTGTTGCTGACTGAAAAACCAACTGTCTATCAATGTATTTATAGAATAAGTTACAAGTTTGTGTTCAACTAAACACTGTAtaaaacagaaacagagaggaagccgtgctagtctatacactatcaaaacaaaaagcagtcaagtagcactttaaagactagcaaaatagtttattaggtgaggtttcgtgggacagacccacttcttcagaccattgagtctgttctggtctggctatggtctgaagaagtgggtctgtcccacgaaagctcacctaataaactattttgctagtctttaaagtgctacttgactgctttttgtataaAACAGACTTCCACTTATTTTCACTAAATTCTTACGTTTCTGTTTTCTTGTAGCCCATCATTCCTATGTTCACACAAAATGTTAGAGAAGGAATTCGGACGTTAGGAAGAATAAGTAAGACATAAAgtatctattttttttatttttaactctcaGAAATACTCTTTCATCTAAATCTGTATTTACATTTGTTATACAGTCTTGTTTCTGCAGGGATTAGGCTGTGTTGCTATTCTCTAAGGATATGAAATAAGGAATTGTGTTGTCAAATTGTGATgaagtaaattctttcatatccatcagccctgggaccagaaggttgccagagattccaatattctggataatagagagatatacatAGCCACTTGTAACACTAATGAAAAACAAGATAGatcttaagaaacaaaaaaaaaaaaaatgtatgcagagtactttatttaccaacaacagtagtattgtacgctgtaTACTTATAggctacactatcccaaaacttcgaaatggccatgcgaatggccatttcgaagtttactaatgaagaactgaaatacatattcagtggtttgttagcatgatggcagctgcggcacgttgaaatcgacgtggctcgccaccgcgtggctcatccagacgggggggtccttttcgaaaggaccttagaaactttgaaatccccttattccataggATATAAGGGATTCCATAggattaaggggattttgaagttgccggggtcctttcaaaaaggacccccgtctggatgagccgtgtggcggcgagctgcagcaatttcgaagtactGCAGCTACCGACATGCTattgaggtgttgaatatgtatttcagcgcttcattagtaaacttcaaaatggccatttgtaagttttgggatagtgtagacacggctatactgcatttgctgtatttatttgtatttactatcAGCGTACTATACTTATGGACAACATAATTACAATAGACTTACTGGCTATCTGAgggttctggatgatagaatgctggatacgaaagaatttactgtattgcCATTAGCGTTATATTAGATGGTTCCTTAAAAGTAATTCTGTACATAGTGACAAGTCTTGATAAAGGAACCCACGGTTTGCATGTTGAAGAACaaacttttaaaatgatttatttcttTTACATTAACATGTCTGCTATGTCTACTCCGGATTTTTTTAATGATTGGTACCAGACTTCCTGTtccttttaggtttttttttcaaatgctctATCTTTAATTGCCGCCTATCCTTATATAAAAGTGGTGAAAAACCAACTGTTCAGTCTAATGGCTAATGAGGTAGAAAACTTACATGGAAATATATTTGTATTCTGGTTCTTACCTCTTCCCCTTCAGTTGTTGCAGCGcctgcgcgcgcgcacacacacacacacacgcagagtcTGTATGTAGGACAGCTAGTTGACTAAGTCTCTGCTGAGCCACCAGTGCCAGTTGCGTTAGCCACATCTCTCCTCCAGGCTCCCCCATCTGCCTGGAGCCAGAGGACTACTGCATGAGCCATACATGTCTGTGTACTGCCTTCTGCTTCAATCACAGCAGCTCCTTCTCCTGTTTCATAGTACTACAAGCAAACAAAGCAATCTTTCCTCCTGACATTGGCCCTGATCTTGACTGGAAGGAGAATTCTGGGCACAGAGTGCCCATACATCAAATGGAGAAGTACAAGGTAGCCACATATTTTCCATGTACTACAAAATAGACATCCAAACATTAATTAATGTACAATTCAAGATTCATAGATTCCAGGCCAtgagggaccattatgatcatctagtttgacttgTAAAGGTGGCTTATGGTGAAGATGAAATTGAAACCAACATCCCCAAAGAGACTGGAGCCTCTAGTGCTGTAGATCACTCCCCTGGTTACCAGAGGGAGACCAGCTCAGGAAAGAATCACTGGAGATGAAACACAGAGATCCTTTACACTAGAAACACAAGCTTAGTCATGGTGCTACCTTCTGTAATTCTAAAGGTACAGGAACAAAGGTGACTTTTGCAAAAAAGCTCCATCTCTGAAAATGCTACATTCTCTATGCCTTGGCAGTTAACTCCAGTTCTTCCTACAATAGAAGTTATGATATAAAATTTTTTTCCTGCTCTCGGCCACCTAGGCCTTTTCAGATTTAAGGATTCCTTTCCATTCCCCCAGAACCCAAACTGTGGAAATTCAGGTAGCTAGTTGTATTTTACATTCTAATCTATTCTTCTATAGGTTCTTGTATTGGCCTGATTATCCTAGTATCAGAGCATCATCCAGGATCACGTTAAGCAGTGTGACTAATAGGTCACCTGTGGTTCATTCTCCTCATATTTTTCCCTTGGCGGGGGGAGAGCAGGGAAGGTCTGAATGTGTGTAACCATACGCACACAGTGAAGCATTTTAGTTTCGTTGGGGTTATTtggagaatatttttaaaaaataggtataccactcctgccctggagagatGTGGGTtaaggagggagccctgggggtgtcCGTTTCCTTTTCTCCCGTGAGATATTTCAGAGGAGAGGTTGCTGACCTATCTGTGCTCTTGCTCTTCCTTACCCCGTCTCTGGCCATATGTTCCTACAAGGTTTTGAAGGGGCTATTTCTACTAACCTGAATTCCCATTTCTTTTAAGTAGCTCTCCTTGCCTTTACAGTGGCAGCCACTGGATTAGGTTTTGCTGTTGGCAGTAAGAACTCTAAATAATTTCCTTCCAGGCATCATAGAAAAGTGTGCAGATTATTCTTGCCTTGGCTGTGACtcttctatttttcttttctatttttgcaAAGTGACGCTCAAAGGTAGAATAGCAGTTCAAAGATACTTTTGTTCATTTGACAACCTCAGATAAGAGGCCTGGGTTACTTTACAAGTTAATTTATCTACCACCTCCAAAAATGcgtattaatatttttaaattaaaaaacaggGTTATTTAGGTTGATGTATGAACGTCTTCGATTGCCAGTTGTTCCTATATATGGAGGGTTTCCAGTCAAATTTCGTACATATATTGGAGATCCAATTCCTTATGATCCAAATATGACTGCTGCAGAACTGTCTGAAAAGGTAAGAgttttttttgcaggggagggGCGGGTTGGCCATCGTTCTGCTTGCGGTCTTAAACAGTCAAGATTTAAAATTCTAGTAGCTGAGAGCCTCTGCTGttatgaagtgctgaatgtgTTTTAAACAAGGAGGAGAGCTTTCAATGGTAAGAGGTTGTGAAACCCAGTGATGATTGAACCTGCTGAGCTGTGATTGTTGTGCCAGGAGATTCACTATCTGTACAGTCTCTCTCTGCTAGCCTATGAAATTATTATATGCAAATTACCTGCAGTGTAAGGGTGGTAGTACTGGTGATTTAGGATTCTTGGCATGGTTGTTGCATAGGTATTCTTCATAAAGTCAAAACATCTGAGAACTTAATAAACCATAGTAGTAATAATAAATCATAGATTCTAGTGAGGATTAAAACTGATAATGTTCTAAGCAAAAAGATCTATCCACCCTGCTTGTAACTTTTTCTGTCCCTTCACACTTACTCAGTGGAAATTCTAGGCTTCAGAGTGACAGAGTTAAAAATCATGGAAGCTTATTACAGTAGATCCCtgacttacacagaggttgcgtTCCTGCGCAAACCCATGGAAGTCAAATTCCACATTACTTgggggagcctggaaactgaccagtgcagcagctcccTGCGGCTCACAAAACACAGGAAACTGATCCCTGCCACtcagttgcattaacccaagatttgtacaacttgagtgcatgtatcttggggttctactatATTAGATACTAGTTTTCAAGTAAGTGGTTTTTGTCTTGGTGTATGCCAGGTGTTTACATAGTGCAATGAGGCCCACTAACACGCATCTGTAGTTGTTCTATCCTTGTCTTATTTTGTCAGACTTCATGGTAGAGTTCTTCATTGTTAGATTCTTATAACCATCTTCTGTCTTTTGCAGATATTTCATATATTAAAGCTAAGGAAGTCTGGCACAGAAATAGGTTCTAGTTCCTTGAAGCGGTGTGTGGTTTTTATCTGGATCAGAATGACAGCTTTTTAAAGTTCTATTGTGAATTCTAGCTCAGTGAAAATAGCTGTTATCTCTTCTATTGGTTATGAAAGTTGTTGACATCTGTCTCAAGGGAGGTTCCCCTGTTTCTTGGCTTTCGTAAAAGAAAGCTTGATCTGAGAGTTGTGGATGTTAACAGAAAGTAAAATCAGATTAAAGCAAAATGATCTCTTCACTTCCCACCAAGTTCAAATTCTAGTTCTTGCTCTCCTCACACCTACAACTACCCAACATGCATAAGCTCTTTAAATTTAGTATGTTCATACATAACTAGTTCAATCATCTTTTTCTGGTTTATGATTGATTGTTTTCCGTTCATATAATTACGATTAGCCTTTGTTAGTGCATAGTAGTTAAGGAATGAAGAGCTTTGGTGCACTGACAGGTATGAATGGTGCAGTCAACAATAATTATAGGAGACTAATCAGAAGTTCTTTAAATATGTACTTATACAATCAATATTCTGAAAGGAGATCCTTTATTAGTTCATGAACATTTTGATTATACCAGTATAAAAATGATAGATCTCAATAGCTGGTTTTCTTTCCTTGAATAttgagaggcagccgtgttactttgtactccaacaaaacaaaacagcagaaatgtagcactttaaagactcattttgttagtctttaaagtgctacatttgtgctgttttgtttccttgaatatatttatttaaagatGACACCTGACATGTTTAGGTATTATCCAAACCCCATTAAACAAAAGTTCAGATATTTCCTCCATGGATTGCCTAAAGCACTAGTCCCATATTGATGCAGAGCTAGTAGGCTTTAGAAGATTAGGTGTGATATGTGTAATTTAAAGGCGTTGCACATCTGGCTCTGAAGTCATTTTTACTTAGTGTGTGCCTGCATTTAGTTCAAAACTTGTTGTACAATCTCCCATGACAACTAAACCAGTTAATCCAATGGGTTTAGGTGTCCTCTGAGACATTCGAATAACCAGTATATTATACATCCATCATGATATGAgacatcattagcataatttttttatacagcttgaacctctctaatctggagctctttTGTccggcagcatctgtaatccagcatgattttatttagccagacgacgatttatcatgggtatggccatttttcctgtggtcccataaactttgtttacagccaccagttctagcTCTGTATTTTATGGTATTAtgtagttctaatttacccctaaatgtcctctaacagccaagtaagcagtggaagtggtgttaATGTGTTAGACAATTTTGATCTCCCGTAGTCTggtaaattcttttgtttggcactggtcaggtcccaagggtgctggatgagagaggttcaacctctattttTGTGGAAACTTTACATGCTTAAGTAGTTATGTAAGTTAGCATGTACTTCTCATGTTTTGCCATTTATACTTACTATGTTTGCTTATCAAATGTAGATATTACCAGGGATCTTTGTCATATGTAATAAAATAATTGTAAGTGGTTTCTTTGATAAAGAGCCTACAAGTCGtccctcagttttcattttaaagtaGATATTACACCCTGCATTTTGAAGTCACTAGAAGGATGAAAAGCtattctggctgtttctacacaggccacttcctttggaagtggcatgctaatacatggagcgaaagatgctaatgaggcacggatgcaaactccccgtgcctcattagcataacatcaagtgatttggagtctgggagaccgttcttccagactccaaaatgccgtgtagaagcgtggccctgggggagcttccagaaggaagtccttcttgcggactccaaatcacgtgacattatgctaatgaggtatggggaatttgcatccgggcctcattagcatctttcgctccatgtattagcatgccacttccgaaggacgtggcctgtgcagaaactgCCTCTGAATTGCTGCATTTTTCCATTTGTGTAATATAAAAAAGAACAGTTGACTTCCTTACAatttaatttctatttttttttccaaacaggcAAAGGGCGCAATCCAGTCTTTAATAGACAGACACCAGAAAATACCAGGAAACGTATTTAGGGCTTTAATGGAACGATTTGAGGCACAGCAGAAGGAAGACTAGTG comes from the Carettochelys insculpta isolate YL-2023 chromosome 2, ASM3395843v1, whole genome shotgun sequence genome and includes:
- the LOC142009324 gene encoding DGAT1/2-independent enzyme synthesizing storage lipids-like — its product is MTHGNESCMSGQVPMTYVCCLIYILQDWTGVEYLEDYLNYVAYLLWVFTPLIIVFILPGLILLLLYISIIFLHVYKRKNELREAYSNDIWDGARQMLATLWDGHARIWHGYEVHGMEKIPEGPGLVVFYHGATPIDYFYFIAKLLMLKKRICYTVADHFVFKLPGFKLLLDVFGVMHGPKEECVRALKNGHLLAISPGGLREALFSDETYALMWGNRTGFAQVAIDAKVPIIPMFTQNVREGIRTLGRIRLFRLMYERLRLPVVPIYGGFPVKFRTYIGDPIPYDPNMTAAELSEKAKGAIQSLIDRHQKIPGNVFRALMERFEAQQKED